A window of Burkholderia ubonensis contains these coding sequences:
- a CDS encoding DUF72 domain-containing protein: protein MTSPSARIHIGISGWRYAGWRGTFYPQGLKQADELRYAASRLQTIEINGTHYSLQSLASWRRWYDETPPGFTFAVKGARYLTHMLRFRDETATVACANFFAQGLLALNDKLGPFLWQFPPSLRFDPDHMEHFLGLLPHDTGAALALAQRHDGRVRTPYLQIDRKRALRHAIEVRHASFVDPAFVKLLRRHAVALVVSDSTEPWPQFEDLSADFVYMRLHGTETKYSGEYSDASLARWAQRIETWSRGAQPADARLAAPDLAPPRAHARGVYCYFDNDTKTRAPFDARRLMARLGVRAHDATVAADSAPQAEPQPQGEER from the coding sequence GTGACGAGCCCATCAGCGCGCATCCATATCGGCATTTCCGGCTGGCGCTACGCCGGCTGGCGCGGCACCTTCTACCCGCAAGGGCTGAAGCAGGCCGACGAGTTGCGCTACGCAGCGAGCCGGCTGCAGACGATCGAGATCAACGGCACGCATTACAGCCTGCAATCGCTCGCCAGCTGGCGGCGCTGGTACGACGAAACGCCGCCCGGTTTTACGTTCGCGGTGAAAGGCGCACGCTATCTGACCCACATGCTGCGGTTTCGCGACGAAACCGCGACGGTCGCGTGCGCGAACTTTTTCGCGCAGGGGCTGCTTGCGCTCAACGACAAGCTCGGCCCGTTCCTCTGGCAATTTCCGCCGTCGCTGCGATTCGACCCCGACCACATGGAACACTTCCTCGGCCTGCTGCCGCACGATACCGGAGCGGCGCTGGCGCTCGCGCAACGGCACGACGGGCGGGTCAGGACGCCCTATCTCCAGATCGACCGCAAGCGCGCATTACGACACGCGATCGAAGTGCGTCACGCGAGCTTCGTCGACCCGGCGTTCGTGAAGCTGCTGCGCCGGCACGCGGTCGCGCTGGTCGTGTCGGATTCGACGGAACCGTGGCCGCAGTTCGAGGACCTGAGCGCCGACTTCGTCTACATGCGGCTGCACGGCACCGAGACCAAATATTCGGGCGAGTACTCGGATGCGTCGCTCGCCCGCTGGGCGCAGCGCATCGAAACGTGGAGCCGCGGCGCGCAGCCCGCCGACGCGCGCCTCGCCGCACCGGACCTCGCGCCGCCGCGCGCGCATGCGCGCGGCGTCTACTGCTACTTCGACAACGATACGAAGACGCGCGCGCCGTTCGATGCGCGGCGCCTGATGGCGCGCCTCGGCGTGCGGGCGCACGACGCGACCGTCGCAGCGGACAGCGCGCCGCAGGCTGAACCGCAACCGCAAGGAGAAGAACGATGA
- a CDS encoding phosphatase PAP2 family protein, translated as MIVSPRRFPLHVAALASALALAACGGGDDVASTPATSAAMPAPPADPGFVDSAPVPSVPAFVDNIATNQRGDARYATLSTNAAVRVVSRFLDLWQPSTMIVDAGVNAPANGAFPAVVASTCSGLPSSGTPCGTILNGTVLAANVQYVVDATTARTQQQADAAYFDDRRGKGYSVTDGMGPLTDAWRTAAQQTTSITSVPADATTVLYNDAGNNTGVGSSTNANFGKVVDLLNEMGTNASTEPSKRFYKYARPYRWSAAVVVAPTLVPAESATPATDGGFISGHEAEAMRDATTMAWLVPERFQEMVSRGLELGENRILAGMHSPLDVIGGRMLALAISAANLTAYASDAQAAYGQAHQALQQLTGTTDATFAAFAHSGTTATDRFADYTANRAAFLRRLTFGFGAIESTDAPPVVPKGAEVLLQTRFPYLSADQRRVVLKTTELPSGYPVMDDAEGWGRLNLFTAADGYGTFNGNVVVSMDASRGGFYAADQWRNDIGGAGKLTLQGTGTLTLAGNNSYTGGTQVNGGTLAAASASAFGNGDVYVGAGGGVRIAAAAPVTIATRYTQLANTTLELDIDGKGGGRLRVGGPLTVAGGTLHVKFVNGYAPKAGDTIALIDGAALAAKFATVTVDGFKATPVYTATGVSVMLSAS; from the coding sequence ATGATCGTGTCACCCCGCCGTTTTCCGCTGCACGTCGCAGCACTCGCGAGCGCGCTCGCACTGGCCGCCTGCGGCGGCGGCGACGACGTCGCATCGACCCCGGCGACCAGCGCCGCGATGCCGGCGCCGCCCGCCGACCCCGGCTTCGTCGACAGCGCACCGGTGCCGAGCGTGCCGGCGTTCGTCGACAACATCGCGACCAACCAGCGCGGCGACGCGCGCTATGCGACGTTGTCGACCAACGCCGCGGTGCGGGTCGTGAGCCGCTTCCTCGATCTGTGGCAGCCGTCGACGATGATCGTCGACGCGGGCGTGAACGCGCCGGCCAACGGCGCGTTTCCGGCCGTGGTGGCGTCGACGTGCTCGGGCCTGCCCAGCAGCGGCACGCCGTGCGGCACGATTCTGAACGGCACGGTGCTCGCCGCCAACGTTCAATACGTGGTCGACGCAACGACCGCACGCACGCAGCAGCAGGCCGATGCGGCCTACTTCGACGACCGGCGCGGCAAAGGCTACAGCGTGACCGACGGGATGGGCCCGCTCACCGACGCGTGGCGCACGGCCGCGCAGCAGACGACCAGCATCACCAGCGTGCCGGCCGATGCGACCACGGTGCTGTACAACGACGCCGGCAACAACACCGGCGTCGGCAGCAGCACCAACGCGAACTTCGGCAAGGTCGTCGATCTGCTCAACGAAATGGGCACCAACGCGTCGACCGAACCGTCGAAGCGCTTCTATAAATATGCGCGTCCGTACCGCTGGAGCGCCGCGGTCGTCGTCGCGCCGACGCTCGTGCCCGCCGAAAGCGCGACGCCCGCCACCGACGGCGGCTTCATCAGCGGCCACGAGGCCGAAGCGATGCGCGACGCGACGACGATGGCGTGGCTCGTGCCGGAGCGCTTCCAGGAGATGGTGAGCCGCGGCCTCGAACTCGGCGAGAACCGGATCCTCGCCGGCATGCATTCGCCGCTCGACGTGATCGGCGGCCGCATGCTCGCGCTGGCCATCAGCGCGGCGAACCTGACCGCCTACGCGAGCGACGCGCAGGCCGCGTACGGCCAGGCGCACCAGGCGCTGCAGCAGCTCACGGGAACGACCGACGCGACGTTCGCCGCGTTCGCGCATTCGGGCACCACGGCGACCGACCGGTTCGCCGATTACACCGCGAACCGGGCCGCGTTCCTGCGCCGCCTGACGTTCGGCTTCGGCGCGATCGAATCGACCGACGCGCCGCCCGTCGTGCCCAAGGGCGCCGAGGTGCTGCTGCAGACGCGCTTCCCGTACCTGAGCGCGGACCAGCGGCGGGTCGTGCTGAAGACCACCGAGCTGCCGTCGGGCTACCCGGTGATGGACGATGCGGAAGGCTGGGGCCGCCTGAACCTGTTCACCGCGGCCGACGGCTACGGCACGTTCAACGGCAACGTGGTCGTGTCGATGGACGCGTCGCGCGGCGGCTTCTACGCGGCCGACCAGTGGCGCAACGACATCGGCGGCGCCGGCAAGCTGACGCTGCAAGGCACCGGCACGCTGACGCTCGCCGGCAACAACAGCTACACGGGCGGCACGCAGGTGAACGGCGGCACGCTCGCCGCGGCGTCCGCGAGCGCGTTCGGCAACGGCGACGTGTACGTCGGCGCGGGCGGCGGCGTCCGGATCGCGGCGGCCGCGCCGGTCACGATCGCGACGCGTTACACGCAGCTCGCGAACACGACGCTCGAACTCGACATCGACGGCAAAGGCGGCGGCCGCCTGCGCGTCGGCGGCCCGCTCACCGTCGCCGGCGGCACGCTTCACGTGAAGTTCGTGAACGGCTATGCGCCGAAGGCCGGCGACACGATCGCGCTGATCGACGGCGCGGCGCTCGCCGCGAAGTTCGCGACGGTGACGGTCGACGGCTTCAAGGCGACGCCAGTTTATACGGCTACGGGCGTGTCGGTGATGTTGTCGGCGTCCTGA
- a CDS encoding methyl-accepting chemotaxis protein, which translates to MSNKPLTIRAKLMLAFGVLTCVVLLVSVLGIVSLSRAHGRFSDYVNGINARATLADRVHVAVDRRAIAARNIVLAGSAADVEHEKEAALQADRDVGTLLRQLRLAVGPGTDATDKARELVRQIDTVEASYGPVARAIVDAAVNNRRDQAITMIDEQCRPLLVRLVAATDAFATYSRERAAQLVTDSGDRYTSQRLLQTAICLAAAVGAMVAGWAIARDLIRSLGTEPAMLNGIAQRIAAGDLAGNAASAAAPRGSVLASMHEMQANLVRLIAQVRAASSNVAAGASEIAAGNMDLSSRTEQQAASLQETASSMEQLTSTVRLNADNAQQARALADNASQVAQRGNVAVGSMVETMTEISASSSKIADITGLIESIAFQTNILALNAAVEAARAGEQGRGFAVVAGEVSSLAQRASSAAKEIRELISHSVEKIEDGSRLANHAGDTMSQVTQAVARVTDIMGEIAAASSEQSRGIEQVTLAITQMDEVTQQNAALVEEAAAASRSLEEQGSQLANAVALFRLDESAAHA; encoded by the coding sequence ATGAGTAACAAGCCGTTGACCATTCGCGCGAAGTTGATGCTCGCGTTCGGGGTTCTGACCTGCGTCGTGCTGCTGGTGTCGGTGCTCGGCATCGTCTCCCTCAGCCGCGCGCATGGGAGGTTCTCGGACTACGTGAACGGCATCAACGCGCGCGCGACGCTCGCCGACCGCGTGCACGTCGCGGTTGACCGGCGCGCAATCGCCGCGCGCAACATCGTGCTCGCAGGCTCCGCGGCCGACGTCGAACACGAAAAGGAGGCGGCGCTGCAGGCGGACCGCGACGTCGGCACCCTGCTTCGCCAGTTGCGGCTCGCCGTCGGCCCGGGCACCGACGCGACCGACAAGGCGCGCGAACTCGTCAGACAGATCGACACGGTCGAGGCCAGCTACGGGCCCGTCGCGCGCGCGATCGTCGATGCCGCCGTGAACAACCGGCGCGATCAGGCGATCACGATGATCGACGAACAGTGCCGCCCGCTGCTGGTCCGGCTCGTCGCCGCGACCGACGCTTTTGCGACCTATTCGCGCGAGCGGGCCGCGCAGCTCGTGACCGATTCGGGCGACCGCTATACGTCGCAACGGCTGCTGCAGACCGCCATCTGCCTCGCCGCGGCGGTCGGCGCGATGGTGGCCGGCTGGGCCATCGCGCGCGACCTGATCCGCTCGCTCGGCACCGAACCGGCAATGCTCAACGGCATCGCGCAGCGCATCGCGGCCGGCGACCTCGCCGGCAACGCCGCGAGCGCCGCTGCACCGCGCGGCAGCGTGCTGGCGTCGATGCACGAAATGCAGGCGAACCTCGTGCGGCTGATCGCGCAGGTCCGCGCCGCGTCGAGCAACGTCGCGGCGGGAGCGAGCGAGATCGCGGCCGGCAACATGGACCTGTCGTCGCGCACCGAACAGCAGGCCGCATCGCTGCAGGAAACCGCGTCGAGCATGGAGCAATTGACGTCGACCGTGCGGCTGAACGCCGACAACGCCCAGCAGGCCAGAGCGCTGGCCGACAACGCGTCGCAAGTCGCACAGCGCGGCAACGTCGCGGTCGGATCGATGGTCGAGACGATGACCGAAATCAGCGCGAGCTCGTCGAAGATCGCCGACATCACGGGGCTGATCGAAAGCATCGCATTCCAGACCAACATCCTCGCGCTGAACGCCGCTGTCGAGGCCGCGCGCGCCGGCGAGCAGGGCCGCGGCTTCGCGGTCGTCGCGGGCGAGGTCAGCAGCCTCGCGCAGCGCGCGTCGAGCGCCGCGAAGGAAATTCGCGAGCTGATCTCGCATTCGGTGGAGAAGATCGAAGACGGATCGCGCCTCGCGAACCACGCGGGCGACACGATGAGCCAGGTGACGCAGGCCGTCGCGCGGGTGACGGACATCATGGGCGAGATCGCGGCGGCGTCGAGCGAGCAAAGCCGCGGCATCGAGCAGGTCACGCTGGCGATCACACAGATGGATGAAGTCACGCAGCAAAACGCCGCGCTCGTCGAGGAAGCGGCCGCCGCATCCCGATCGCTCGAAGAACAGGGCAGCCAGCTGGCCAACGCAGTCGCGCTGTTTCGACTCGATGAGAGCGCAGCCCACGCGTAG